From Electrophorus electricus isolate fEleEle1 chromosome 8, fEleEle1.pri, whole genome shotgun sequence, the proteins below share one genomic window:
- the cnr1 gene encoding cannabinoid receptor 1, protein MKSVLDGVADTTFKTITSGLQYLGSNDASYDDPAINADFIKGGYPFQKPLSAFRGNSFPDKVGPDEELILRSLPFFPTNGTDVFGNRSLAEEAGDNMKCGENFMDMECFMILTPGQQLAIAVMSLTLGTFTVLENLVVLCVILHSRTLRCRPSYHFIGSLAIADLLGSVIFVYSFLDFHIFHRKDSPNIFLFKLGGVTASFTASVGSLFLTAIDRYISIHRPLAYRRIVTRTKAVIAFSMMWVISIVIAVLPLLGWNCRRLNSVCSDIFPLIDENYLMFWIGVTSILLIFIIYAYMYILWKAHHHAVRMLSRTSQKSLVVYSADGTKVQTTRPEQARMDIRLAKTLVLILAVLVICWGPLLAIMVYDLFWKMDDDIKTVFAFCSMLCLLNSTVNPIIYALRSKDLRRAFLAACQGCRGGSSTQQLDNSLESDCQNRNLHIHANRATESCVKTTVKIAKVTMSVSTDTSAEAV, encoded by the coding sequence ATGAAGTCTGTTCTGGATGGTGTGGCAGACACCACCTTCAAGACAATCACCTCTGGGCTCCAGTACCTGGGTTCCAATGATGCCAGCTATGATGACCCGGCCATCAACGCTGACTTCATCAAGGGTGGCTACCCATTCCAGAAGCCACTGTCCGCCTTCCGCGGCAACTCGTTCCCGGACAAGGTCGGTCCGGACGAGGAGCTCATTCTCAGGAGCCTCCCGTTCTTTCCCACCAATGGCACGGACGTGTTCGGAAACCGGAGCCTAGCTGAGGAGGCTGGTGACAACATGAAGTGTGGTGAGAACTTCATGGACATGGAGTGCTTCATGATTCTGACGCCCGGCCAGCAGCTGGCCATCGCGGTCATGTCCCTGACGCTGGGCACCTTCACGGTGCTGGAGAACCTGGTGGTTCTGTGCGTGATCCTGCACTCACGTACACTGCGCTGTCGCCCCTCCTACCACTTCATCGGCAGCCTGGCCATAGCTGACCTGCTAGGCAGTGTCATCTTCGTTTACAGCTTCTTAGACTTTCACATCTTCCACCGTAAGGACAGCCCAAACATATTCCTCTTCAAGCTGGGAGGAGTCACAGCATCCTTCACCGCCTCTGTTGGGAGCCTATTCCTCACAGCCATCGACCGGTACATCTCCATCCACCGGCCCCTTGCCTACCGGCGCATTGTGACGCGCACCAAGGCAGTAATTGCTTTCTCCATGATGTGGGTCATCTCCATTGTCATTGCAGTGCTCCCCCTGCTGGGCTGGAACTGCAGGCGCCTGAACTCAGTGTGCTCAGACATCTTCCCATTAATTGATGAGAACTACCTGATGTTCTGGATCGGTGTCACAAGCATCCTGCTGATCTTCATCATCTACGCATACATGTACATCCTGTGGAAGGCGCACCACCATGCCGTGCGTATGCTCAGCCGCACATCTCAGAAGAGCCTGGTGGTGTACTCCGCTGATGGCACCAAGGTCCAGACCACCAGGCCTGAGCAGGCACGGATGGACATCCGCCTGGCCAAGACACTCGTGCTCATCCTGGCAGTGCTGGTGATCTGCTGGGGCCCCCTGCTGGCCATCATGGTGTATGACCTCTTCTGGAAGATGGACGACGACATCAAGACGGTGTTTGCATTCTGCAGCATGCTCTGCCTACTCAACTCCACAGTGAACCCCATCATCTATGCGCTGCGGAGCAAGGACCTTCGCCGTGCCTTCCTGGCTGCCTGTCAGGGCTGCAGAGGCGGCAGCAGCACGCAGCAGCTGGACAACAGCCTGGAGTCTGACTGCCAGAACCGCAACCTGCACATCCACGCCAATCGGGCAACTGAGAGCTGTGTCAAGACCACTGTGAAAATAGCCAAAGTCACCATGTCTGTGTCCACTGACACCTCTGCTGAAGCTGTCTGA